The Gracilimonas sp. genome includes a region encoding these proteins:
- a CDS encoding P-II family nitrogen regulator, with amino-acid sequence MKEIKAFIRTNMIDYVIDGLEALSEPPGITLSDVRGWGHVKAEDEARLTNRIKLETVVPDERVAEIIDTIIQKGKTGNSGDGKIFISEVDKAVRIRTGEIDEEVIR; translated from the coding sequence ATGAAAGAGATAAAAGCATTTATTCGAACCAACATGATTGATTACGTTATTGATGGACTTGAAGCCTTATCCGAACCACCCGGTATAACCTTATCGGATGTCAGGGGTTGGGGGCACGTTAAAGCCGAAGATGAAGCACGGCTCACCAACCGTATAAAACTGGAAACCGTTGTTCCCGATGAACGGGTTGCTGAAATTATTGATACGATCATCCAAAAAGGAAAAACAGGTAATTCGGGTGATGGTAAAATCTTTATATCCGAAGTAGATAAAGCGGTCAGAATACGCACCGGGGAAATCGACGAAGAAGTGATTAGATAG
- a CDS encoding AraC family transcriptional regulator, translating to MEEQIFRIKNMVCEHCGEVLESKLNEAGFVVESMRLGAIKLQEPVNRQQFIKLTNIVHQNGFEIISDKSSQLVEQIKHLIIDVIHGRNKLEGNLSEYIVENIHKDYQHLSRLFSSVEGKSIERYFILQKIERSKELIVYGEQNLSEIAFELGYSSQQHFSRQFKKETGLAPSHFKEIKEQKRTSIDRL from the coding sequence ATGGAAGAACAAATTTTTCGTATAAAAAATATGGTGTGTGAACATTGCGGAGAAGTACTGGAGAGTAAATTAAATGAAGCTGGTTTTGTAGTAGAATCAATGAGGTTGGGTGCTATAAAGCTCCAAGAACCGGTGAACCGGCAACAGTTTATCAAACTAACAAATATTGTTCATCAAAATGGATTTGAAATCATAAGTGATAAAAGCAGTCAGTTGGTGGAACAAATCAAACATCTGATTATAGATGTTATTCATGGCCGGAATAAACTGGAGGGTAATCTGTCGGAGTATATAGTGGAGAACATTCACAAAGACTATCAACATCTTAGCAGACTGTTTTCCAGTGTAGAGGGAAAATCTATAGAACGATACTTTATTTTACAGAAGATTGAGCGATCTAAAGAATTGATTGTTTATGGAGAGCAAAATTTAAGTGAGATTGCTTTCGAGCTTGGTTATAGCAGCCAACAGCACTTTTCGCGACAGTTTAAAAAAGAGACGGGACTAGCGCCATCGCACTTCAAAGAAATTAAAGAACAAAAAAGAACTTCCATTGATCGCTTGTAA
- a CDS encoding methyltransferase domain-containing protein, whose protein sequence is MDYEILSKKQIKEIYSDWADRYDLSLWLFNLIGFQYQFYRREAIKGLSLKLGDTVIDLGCGTGLNFSILQRMVGYKGTIIGVDLSESMLDKAQKRVRRHSWKNVQLVESDMADFAIPEHTDAVLSTAALTMSPKYDQIIQYVADELKPGKRMSIFEFKKPEKWPEWLVDVTLSFLKTYGVRKAHTKRTPWKSMEQHFQQSEMKEYYFGAVYVCSGTA, encoded by the coding sequence ATGGACTATGAAATACTTTCAAAAAAACAAATAAAAGAAATCTACAGTGATTGGGCGGACCGATACGATCTTTCACTTTGGTTGTTCAACCTGATTGGTTTTCAGTATCAGTTTTACAGAAGAGAAGCTATTAAAGGATTATCGCTAAAACTGGGAGATACTGTTATTGACTTGGGATGTGGTACAGGACTAAATTTTTCCATACTCCAGCGAATGGTTGGATACAAAGGCACGATCATTGGAGTTGACTTATCGGAATCGATGTTAGATAAAGCACAGAAACGGGTAAGACGACACAGTTGGAAAAATGTGCAACTGGTCGAGTCAGATATGGCTGATTTTGCTATTCCAGAACATACGGATGCTGTGCTTTCTACTGCTGCATTGACTATGTCGCCAAAATATGATCAAATCATACAGTACGTTGCTGATGAATTAAAACCGGGCAAACGGATGTCTATTTTTGAATTCAAAAAACCGGAAAAGTGGCCTGAATGGTTAGTAGATGTCACTCTTTCATTCCTGAAAACCTATGGAGTACGAAAGGCTCACACGAAAAGAACTCCATGGAAATCTATGGAACAGCATTTTCAGCAATCAGAAATGAAGGAGTATTACTTCGGAGCTGTTTATGTTTGTTCCGGAACAGCTTGA
- a CDS encoding rhomboid family intramembrane serine protease produces the protein MNYQNDQYQPNSQFSVFPTAVKNLLIINALVFIGLNIPGLGNFLYQLGALWPLDSGKFEIWQPVSYLFLHAGFAHIFFNLFALWMFGQAIENYWGSKRFTIYYFITGIGAAIIQLIFVNANVPTVGASGAVYGILLAFGMMFPNRYIVLLIPPIPIKAKYFVAIFGGIELMNGVLGTQAGVANFAHLGGMLFGYALIKFWGLKRRG, from the coding sequence TTGAATTATCAAAACGATCAATATCAACCAAACTCACAATTTTCTGTATTCCCAACCGCGGTTAAAAACTTACTTATCATAAACGCGTTGGTTTTCATAGGGTTGAATATTCCGGGTTTAGGTAACTTTCTATACCAATTGGGGGCACTTTGGCCTCTCGATTCCGGAAAGTTTGAAATATGGCAGCCGGTGAGCTATCTCTTCCTGCACGCTGGGTTTGCACACATCTTTTTCAATCTCTTTGCACTATGGATGTTTGGTCAAGCTATTGAAAACTATTGGGGTTCTAAGCGATTTACTATCTATTATTTTATAACAGGAATTGGGGCTGCAATTATTCAATTGATATTTGTAAATGCCAACGTTCCTACTGTTGGCGCATCGGGGGCGGTTTATGGAATTTTGCTTGCCTTTGGCATGATGTTTCCAAATCGTTATATCGTTCTTCTTATTCCTCCTATACCCATTAAAGCTAAATATTTTGTAGCCATATTTGGAGGCATTGAGCTAATGAACGGAGTATTAGGCACACAGGCCGGAGTGGCCAATTTTGCACATCTGGGTGGAATGCTATTTGGGTACGCCTTAATTAAATTTTGGGGACTAAAGAGGCGAGGGTAA
- a CDS encoding STAS/SEC14 domain-containing protein: MIEVSELSDSSVLVLNISGKLTKQDLDELIPMLKNHISQSDDPHLYISMQGFKGWESVAAAWKDLNLDADYIGYFDRIAIVGEKKWQEWGTQLVDAISKEELKYFYTEEADKGW, encoded by the coding sequence ATGATCGAAGTTAGTGAACTTAGTGATTCGTCAGTTTTGGTTTTGAATATTTCAGGAAAATTGACAAAGCAGGATCTTGATGAACTTATTCCCATGTTAAAAAATCATATTTCTCAATCTGACGATCCTCACCTTTATATTAGTATGCAGGGCTTTAAAGGGTGGGAAAGTGTAGCCGCAGCCTGGAAAGATTTAAATCTTGATGCGGACTACATTGGATATTTCGACCGAATTGCTATTGTTGGTGAAAAGAAATGGCAGGAATGGGGAACACAATTGGTCGATGCAATAAGCAAAGAAGAACTTAAATACTTTTATACAGAAGAAGCCGACAAGGGATGGTAG